The following DNA comes from Watersipora subatra chromosome 8, tzWatSuba1.1, whole genome shotgun sequence.
GCATTTGGCCGATTCGACAACCCCCTCACAGGCTTGGGCCGAAAAAAGTGGTGGAGGCCGAAAGGCAGGTCCAAGACCTACTCCAGAAACGACTTATCGAGCCAGCTAAAGAGGCCTGGAGCTCCCCCGTAGTAGTGGTCCAAAAAAAGGATGGGAAGTGGCGCTTCTGTATTGACTATTAGCGTCTGAACGCCGTCACGGAGCAAAACGCCCACCTCCTGCCCAGGATTCACGATAGCCTGGGCGCGCTGTCTGGCAGCCGCTATTTCAGCTTGCTCGACCTGGCAAGTGCCCTTGGATGCGGAAGCACAAGAAAAGTTGACTTTTTCCACTTGATCGAGGatgtggaagtggaaggtgcTATCCTTTGGGCTGACTTCTGCCCCAGCCACTTTCCAAAGGTTCATGGAACGCGTCTTGCTTGACTTCCATTGGAGAACGTTGTTATTATACCGCGACGACATCATAGTCATTGCACCGGATTTTAACACACACCGGCACCGActggaggaggtcttccagagactccaccTTACTGAATTAAAGCTGAAGCCATTCAAATACGAGCTATTACAACCCCAGGTCCGCTATCTGGGTCATATAGTAAGCAAGGATGGAGTATCCACGGACCTCAAGAAGGTCAAGGCGGTCACAGAATGGCCAAATCCGCTGGGAATTAAGGAAGTCCAAATGTTTCTCGGGACAGTTGGCTACTACCGACAACACATTCTGGAGTTTTCCACTATAGCCAACCCTTTGCACCGGTTGACGGCAAAGGGAAAGTACTGGAAATGGATGGAAGAGGAACAGATTgccttcaacaaactgaagaGCTGCATCAGCACCGCTCCGGTCTTGGGCTACCCAGACCTCCGGCGGCAGTATATTTTGGATACAGATGCCAGTAAATACAGGGTGAAGGCCATGCTGTCCCAAGTGCAGGAGGTTTGCAAGAGAGTtattgcctactacagcaaaaGCTTACCCCCTCGGAACGCAATTACTGTGTCACTCGACGGGAATTGCTCGCGGTAGACAAGGCGGTGAAACAGGTTCAGCCCTACCTGTAAAGACAGGAGTTCCTTCTATGAACAGATCACGCATCTCTCCAGTAGTTGAGTAGGAAGAGGGAACTCTCGAACTAGGTGGCACGGTGGCTCGAAATCCTGGCGGAGTTCCGATATACCCTGAAACACCGGTCAGGAACCCGACACGAGAACCCAGAAGGGCTGAGCAGGCAAACCTGCAAAGACTGCCGACAATGCGCAAGCATTGAGCAGAGGGATGGAAGACCCTCATGGAAGGAGTTGGCTCGAGAGCAGGAGCCATTAGCCGCGTGAGTACCGACCAGTTGTCTGGAAAGAACTCTCGCCCTCGACAGAGCTGGATTGACCCTGGGCAACGTCGCATACCCCAGGGTGCAGACCGGCAGCTCACACAGGACTCTCACCCCAACAGTGGCGAGATTAAACCTGAATGGCGGTGGTAACCCCGAAGGGCTACCAACCAAACCAGGAAAGTCAGGACCAAAGGGTGAGCTAGCAAGGCTACAGGCCACCGAACAGAGACaagtggccatcatgtaccaTGCAATAGCTACAAGAGAGAGGTGTTGGCAGAGCACCTGGAAGTGGGAAGCAGAGAGCTGGATATACTGCATCACATGCAGGGTTCTTTGCGCATACAACAGGATGGCGTGCTGGAGGCACGTGTGGCCCTACAGGGCTGCGCTAGACGGTGCGCCATCTGCCCGCCGGCCAAGCAAGAAACCCTGGCCCATTCTGTAGTGGGAAGGGCGACAAGCCGCTTCCAGCTGACttggtactggcccggactgatgttcacagtcagacggctcatcaagagttgcaaggtgtgccaggccgccaAGCATAGAGGGACCAAAGCGGCCAGAGGGAAACGGAGGCTTTACGCTAGAAGACTCTGGCAGAAGGTGGCCATGGATCTAGTCGTTCCATTTCTGGTCACTCTAAGAGGATATAAGTGGGTGCTGGTTCTCACCAACGACTTCACTCAATAGCAGGATGTGCTGGCACTGCCTGATGCCACGGCACCAGTAGTCGCGAACGCACAGGACGAGCGAGTGTTCTGCTACCTGGAGATGCCTGAGCAAAACCACACGAACCAGGGGGCGCAGTTTGAGAGCTAACTGATGGccaaactgtgccaactctaAAACGTGGAAAAGACACACACCACTCCTTACCACCCACAGGCTAATGAAACCATGGAACGAACCAACTCAGAACTCGGGGATTTCTTGAAGGCATTACTCCTGGTCCAAAGACAAGACGAGTGGAATCTGTTGTTTTCCCaactgatgagggcataccgagGCACTCCACAACCGGAGAAACAGCCAACATGCTGATGTTGAGACGGGAACTGAGGTTGCCAAACCAGCTGAGAGCCACCCCCAACGATTGAGTTCTTTCTGCCCTATAGCATGCCCTCAAGGTGCAGCAAAGGCTGCAAACAGTGCATGAGACACTACGACAGAACCAGATAAAAGTGAAGTAGGAGGGTCAAGAGGAACCACCACTGTACGCCCCAGGCGACAGGGTTTGGCTCACAAACAAATGCCAGAGACGGGGAGAAAATCCCAAGTTGAGAGCAGAGTTCGTGGGACCATACCAAGTCCTAAAGGCCTGGGGCAACCACTCCTATTTGGCAGAGAGATAGGGTCAGTCTTCGATTCAGAGTGAAAGGAAGCTGAAGCTCTACCACGCTTGTCCAGAAAAGGTGAGACAAGCCCTGGCCACTCTGGAGCAAAGAAGGGGCCCTAACATGAAGGGGGCTCGACACAACAAGCCAAAGAAAAAGCTTGAGGATGCCAGAGACAGCCCCTTGCCGGCAATGCTACCCTCCAGCTGAAAAAAATTGCTGATGGAGGCCAAAAAATTCGAGGATAGAAGACAACTTTTGTAGAAAACCTGGCTGGACCAGTAGGAAGGGATCAGCAAAGACCGAGCTCGGTAATAATTGATCCGGTCTCACTCAAAGAAGTTCCAGGAAAAGTGGAATTAAACTCGGAGGAGGCCCGACCAAGGGCGACACCAGTAATCCCATCAGCTCTGGTCCGGCACAATCCGAGGCTGGTCCAGACTACTAAGAAGCCGGAACGATACACAGATGGAGTGTGTTACTCCATGGAATTGCCGGAAAATGGTTCAGAGGTCGAAAGAGAAAGTAGTAAACCGGCCTTTCCGGCCGCTACCAGAGCTTTCCTTTAAAGCACTCGTTTACTCTGGACGAC
Coding sequences within:
- the LOC137401964 gene encoding uncharacterized protein — protein: MWKWKVLSFGLTSAPATFQRFMERVLLDFHWRTLLLYRDDIIVIAPDFNTHRHRLEEVFQRLHLTELKLKPFKYELLQPQVRYLGHIVSKDGVSTDLKKVKAVTEWPNPLGIKEVQMFLGTVGYYRQHILEFSTIANPLHRLTAKGKYWKWMEEEQIAFNKLKSCISTAPVLGYPDLRRQYILDTDASKYRVKAMLSQVQEVARWLEILAEFRYTLKHRSGTRHENPEGLSRQTCKDCRQCASIEQRDGRPSWKELAREQEPLAAVQTGSSHRTLTPTVARLNLNGGGNPEGLPTKPGKSGPKEHLEVGSRELDILHHMQGSLRIQQDGVLEARVALQGCARRCAICPPAKQETLAHSVVGRATSRFQLTWYWPGLMFTVRRLIKSCKVCQAAKHRGTKAARGKRRLYARRLWQKVAMDLVVPFLVTLRGYKWVLSERKLKLYHACPEKVRQALATLEQRRGPNMKGARHNKPKKKLEDARDSPLPAMLPSS